TACCCAAAAAGCGGCGGCGTTGATGGTTAATTTTCTCGGACATTTATCTTTTTCCAATTGGATTTAACTCAACTTGCTTTAATTGAATCGGCTATCTGTTTATTTGAGTTGTAAAGAAGCAGTTACGGCAAGAAATTCTTGTATCATTTTTTCGATCAGTTCACCTGCCGGGAGAGCTTCGGCTAATGCTGCTCCCTGTCCTGCCCACATACTGGCAAAATCTGGACTTGATTTTTGAGCAGAAGTCTGATATAAAACCCGCCCTATAGACATCTGAGCCGGGAATGGCAACACTTTATCTCTGTTATTTTCCATTTCACGTATAAATCGATTTCGTATTGCTCTGGCGGGTTTGCCGGAAAATACTTCAGTAATAACCGTGTCTTCGTCCTTACACTTGAGTACAGCCTGCCTATAGACTTCTGGGATATTGTTCTCAGGACAGGCGAGAAAAGCGGTTCCCATCTGTACCCCGCTTGCCCCAAGTGCAAACGCAGCAACGATTCCACGAGCATCCATGATTCCGCCCGCCGCAACGACCGGAACTGACACCGCATCGGCTATTTGCGGCACTAACGCTGCTGTTCCAATCAATCCATGTTCATAAGGTACCGCAAAGGTTCCGCGATGACCTCCAGCTTCAAAGCCCTGGGCTATGATGACATCGACTCCTGCAACGACTAGAGCTTTTGCTTCACGGACGGTCGTGGCGGTTGCTAATACAATTGAGCCTATAGCGTGTATCTCTCGAATTGCCTCAATTGGCGCAGGTCCAAAGTGGAAACTAAAAACAGGTACTTTCTCCTCAAGCAGGACAGTAAATTGATCTACAAATGGCCCTAGTATCGGTATTGGTTCGGGAACAGGCCCTGCCTCAAATTCGTTGTGCCATTTTGTTAATAATTCAGACATCGGTGTTTGCTGCTCAGGTGTAAGTTGATACGCTTCAACTGCTGGGGCAAACAAATTAACTCCAAAGGGTTGGTCTGTCAGCTCTCGAATTTGCCTGATAATGGAGCGAAGTTTGGCTGGTGCGGTGGCCGCACCACCATAAGAGCCAAGACCTCCTGCATTAGAAACAGCCGCAACCAACTCAGGTGTGGAAGCGCCAGCCATCGGAGCCTGAATTATTGGATGCGCGATTTTGAGCAAATCTATCAGTTCTGTTTTAGGCCACATAAGTATCTCCCACGCTTGCTAAACGATGGTTTCGGGGAAGGTAGCGAACTGGACGCCTTGTTTGCCCAGCTCGCGGATCTTCTTCACGACCTTCTCGACGGTACCCTGCCGACTGTACAGCACGGGACTAATCTGCACGGCGGCGGCTTTAACAATCGTACTGGCAAGGATATTTTTAGTCTTTTTCATTGTTTTATAATTTAATTTACTGTTCATCCCAGGTGATAAAATGATCTCCGGTAACAACCGATCTCCTCATCTGATACGGGGCAAAGGAACGCTGCCGACACATCTGGGCAAGTTTTGAAGTGAGGACGCGGACTCAGCGTAGCGACCTGAATGCCGCCCTGAGTTCCTGAGCAAAAATCATTGGCTTTGTAAGCCTCTGCTGCTACCTAGTCGCCGATGTACTCGGCGGGTGTGGCAAATCTGACCGCATCATCTGGAAAGAACATGAAAAACCTTTTCCATGTAACGGTCAGCGGCGGCGGCGGACTCTTCTGGACTGCTGCCATTCTGACGCGCACTCAGGTAGGGCGCGTACCAGTCCCACCAATGATGCTCGGCGTGAGTTTTCTCGTAGCGATCGTGGGACTCTGCCGTCTCGCCAAGAAGGTTTGCAAGGGTTGCAATGTCCATGTCTCGTGCTTGCGTAGAGTTCCAAACGCGACCGGGAAGCCGCGTTTGGATTTCCTGGAGCAGCCAGAGGTTCCCATCTGGGTCCTCGAACGAGGCAAATGAGAAGTAGGAACGACCTTGCGGGTCGCGCCCCAGGATGCGTGGGTTGTCCACGGCGTTGTTGAAGGGGCCACCGGCGTAGTGGAAGACCTCGCTCACGTTGACGCCGCGAACGATTAAGTCTTCGCGAGCGGCGTCGAGGTCGTCCACGGCGAGGACTAGGCTGTGCGCCGAGCCAGGATTGTTCGGAGTGACTCCCTTGCCGAAGATGATGGAGGCTTCCGAGTTGTGCGGCGTCATCTGCACACCACGGAAGTCGCCATCCACCACGTCGATGTCTAGTCGCCAGCCGAGATTATCGTAGAATGCTTTCGCGCGGTCAACGTCGGAAACGCTGAACACTACGACTTCGAGTTTCATGTTTGGACTGTTTACGCGATCGCTGCTCATCTTGTTCT
This Nostoc sp. C052 DNA region includes the following protein-coding sequences:
- a CDS encoding VOC family protein, which encodes MKLEVVVFSVSDVDRAKAFYDNLGWRLDIDVVDGDFRGVQMTPHNSEASIIFGKGVTPNNPGSAHSLVLAVDDLDAAREDLIVRGVNVSEVFHYAGGPFNNAVDNPRILGRDPQGRSYFSFASFEDPDGNLWLLQEIQTRLPGRVWNSTQARDMDIATLANLLGETAESHDRYEKTHAEHHWWDWYAPYLSARQNGSSPEESAAAADRYMEKVFHVLSR
- a CDS encoding nitronate monooxygenase family protein, which codes for MWPKTELIDLLKIAHPIIQAPMAGASTPELVAAVSNAGGLGSYGGAATAPAKLRSIIRQIRELTDQPFGVNLFAPAVEAYQLTPEQQTPMSELLTKWHNEFEAGPVPEPIPILGPFVDQFTVLLEEKVPVFSFHFGPAPIEAIREIHAIGSIVLATATTVREAKALVVAGVDVIIAQGFEAGGHRGTFAVPYEHGLIGTAALVPQIADAVSVPVVAAGGIMDARGIVAAFALGASGVQMGTAFLACPENNIPEVYRQAVLKCKDEDTVITEVFSGKPARAIRNRFIREMENNRDKVLPFPAQMSIGRVLYQTSAQKSSPDFASMWAGQGAALAEALPAGELIEKMIQEFLAVTASLQLK